Below is a window of Arabidopsis thaliana chromosome 2, partial sequence DNA.
TTGTTATGATTAGATAAGCCTCTGCCTCTTACATGCATATTCGTATAGACTACTGCCTTTGCTAACatggaagaaagaaacattataTTGCACTTGCCTAACCAGATACTGTACTGAGAAACTTATCTGCTTTTAAGAGTTACTGGTTGACCATGGAGGTGAAACCAAAAGTTCTACACACTGTAAACCTGTGAAATATGATGTAGTCACATACGTGGTACATATGTTCCATAGGATCAGAGGCTTCTATATAAAGTTTCTCCACTTATAAGTTAGCAAACATATGATGCAGGCAACTAGTGCTGGTATGAAAGAACAAGAAGCAGTCAATttcttggagaagaaaatgaaagaaaaccCTGCCTTCACATATGATGAAACAGTACAGGTAATTATGGACAATCCTTCTTTATTTTAGATCGGAAGCAGGTTGATCATTTGCAATGTTCATTTGCTTGCACTTTAAAAgctttattgttttatattagGTTTAGAAACTGTAGGAACgcacaaaacaccaaaattcTGTGACAGACCTAGACCATTATATCTGACTTTGAGTTATCAACTTTTGTAGACTGCTATATCCGCTCTCCAATCTGTTCTTCAAGAAGACTTCAAAGCAACTGAAATTGAGGTGTCAATTCTCCACTATCTGTACTCCTTTTTGTATAAATGTTGGCAAGAGTagtattttgtatatatgttggCCAGAGTCGAATCGTGTTAGCCAGAGTTGTATCGTGGTTAGGAATAAAGAAGGAGAAACCAATGGAAATGTAGTTTTGTTAAAGCTTTGTGAAAAGGCATGTAAATATTTATGCTGGCTACTGTTGTGTTGGCAGGTGGGAGTTGTGAGAGCTGATGACCCTCTCTTCCGTTCCCTGAGAACAGAGGAGATCGACGAGCACTTGACGGCCATTAGTGAACGTGACTGATCACTTTCACTGGAACATTCAGTCGGGACTttgcatctctttcttttgctttaaatCTATCTAAGATGATTCACGTTTCAGAGAAACGTGTTTCCATTAGTCATGAGTCGTGTAGTTTTCATTTGAATCATCTGCTTCCTCCTAATAGGAGTTACATGTAAGGGTGTCAAATTAAGGTCGAATGAGAtggtttaaggttttgaattttaaaaggcaaaacaaagaaagttatttacaaaaattggGAAATCTGCAAAACCTGGACACTTGGTCTTTAACATAATCTCCTAAAGGAACTCTGCATTTTGATGTCCGAGTCCAACTCAATGAACAGAGCTTGACTGAAACGTTTTTTGGAGGTGAAATTCCTTTATTCGTAGGCTTGTTAAAGAGTCTACGCTATAGCTTACCCTCGACTCTCTGCCACCCTTGATTGCGATACTGATATAGTTGAgcataaaactcaaaaggtcgtgtgaagaagaattttggtaAGATGTCCTTTGTTCTATCGCCTttgatgtatatgtttttgagTTGTGCGATGCATGCTGCATTGTCTTTGTACATAATTGTTGGAGCTTTTTTCCTTGCATAGATACCACAATCTTTTTGTATATGGTAACTATGGATCTTAGCCATACACGCTAAAAATCTTGCGGCTAGTTTCATGAATTGCTAAAATCTCTGAATGATTAGAAGATGTGGCTGCAACAGTTTTCTTCATAGAACGCCAATAAATAGCAATACATGTGAAGACATATTCTGTTTACGATCTACCATTATGGAGATCAGATAAATATCCTGCATCTGCAAAACCTTATGGAGATCAGATAAGTATCCTGCATCTGCAAAACCaattaaatcttctaaattgGTTAGGAAAAAGCAGACTCATGTCTTTCTTACATTGGAGATAACGAAGTATATGTTTAATTCCATTCCAATGTCTTCGAGTTGGACATGAACTTGCACTTAAGTATGATATTTCAGGACTAAGAACTCCTTCATTGTTTTCCCGAGGACATAATGGATCTTTATCCACATCAAGTGACCTTACAACCATTGGGCTACTCAAGGGGACTGCTCCATCCATGTAGAATCTTTTGAGAACATTTTCTGTATATGTCTCTTGATGCACCAGAATTACATTATTTAGGTGTTCAATTTGTAGtcccaaacaaaattttgtttttccaaaatctctcttctcaaattctttctttaaatattCTACTGTGAAGGAGATCTCTGCAGAAGTTCCcataatatttaaatcatcaacataaacTACAATTATAACAAATCATTTCCCAAATCTGTTTATAAAGATGCATGGACTAACATagtctttttttgtatattctttTAGCAAGTCACTAAGGCGATTATACCACATACACCAtgattgttttaatttataaagggATCGATTTAATTTTATGCAGTATTGTTCTCGAGAATTTGATTGTACTGCTTCTGACATTTTAAATCATTCTGggattttcatataaatgtcatttttCAGTGGACCGTATAAATAGGTTGTGACTACATCCATCAAACATAAATCAAGTCCTTCTTTTACTGCTAGACTAATAAGGAACCAAAATGTAGTTGCATCCACCACAAGAGAGTATGTCTCTTCATAGTCAATTCCGGGTCTTTGTGGGAATCCTTGTGCGACTTTATGCCTTACAATTTCACcgttttcattcttctttcgTACAAAGACCCATTTATGTCCCACTGGTTTTACACTTTCGGGTGTACAGACTACTGGTCCAAACACTTCTCTCTTTGCAAGAAATTTTAATTCTGCATCTATTGCTTCATTCCATTCTGGCAAATCACTTCTTTGTGTACACTCTTCAATAGATGTTGGTTCATGATCCTCATCCATAACATCAACTGCTATGTTGCAAGCAAAATATCATCGACGTCGATTTGCTTTCAGTTCTATTTTCTTCTAGACATGACATAACCAGTTGAGATCTCTTAATTGTCAGGTAACTGAATTTCTTTCTGTGTCATGTCTAAAGTCTCTTCGGGAGATTCCTcatttgtaattattttttctattttacctATGCCAATTTCtgtcccttttcttttttaaggatttttatttttgagcCAATAGGTTTACCACGCTTTAAACGTGTTTTTGTCCTTAGGAGATATTTATTCTTATTGGATCATTTGCAACCGGTATATGTGATTTGATCACACTTTTGGGTCAGTAAATGCATAGGGCAACTGATTTGCTAAGCTCTGTAAATGAATTAACTTTTGGACTTCTAATTCACACTCTTTAGTCCGAGGATCAAGATAAGACATTGATAATTCATTCCAAAGtatatctttttcttactGTTTATTTATCCCTCTAATGTTGGAAAAACAGACTCATTACAATGACAGTATGCGAATCGAGCTTTTGAATAAATCCCATGTGGATGGCTCGAGATACTTTTATTGATGGGAAATCATAACCAACATATACTCCCAACCTTCTTTGAGGTCCCATTGTTTTCCCACTTCTTATGAGAGTTTGAGTTCTTAAAATGAACTCCACTGCCTAGTCCTCTAGTGTATACACGGCCACGACCACGGTTGTAACCACTTTTTTGACCATAGCATGTCACATTCGTTTCAGAGAACAAAGCAAAACCTGATGGGCATAGTCCATGGTTTTTCAAAAGTAACTCATTGTTTTTCTCAGCTACAAGTAGACAAGAAATAAGTTGGGAATACTTCACGAATCCCTTTTCACCGTACTGTGTCTGCAAGACAATGTTATTAGCATTAAAAAGTAGAGAATGTCTACTCCAACTTATCTGCATCCATCATTTTCTCTCCACATAATTCCAATTTAAAGTTATTTTGAATAAGGCTGAGTTGTACTAACTTACATATTTAAAGTCTTGGAGTCTCAGATGAGTCCAATCATATCGGACCTTAGATAATATCATAGTCTTCTCATGATCATAACTGTGCTTTAGATTGTTCCAAATGATCTGCGGATCTTTCACACTGAAATACTCATTCTTGAGATCCTCATGGAGATGGTATCGCAGAAAAATCATAgcttctaatttttctttactttgaGTTTGATTCCCATCTTTGATGGTATCAAGGAGATCTTTTGAATCTAGATAAATTTCAGCATTCAGTACCAATGCCAAATAGTTATCTCCTGTGATATCAAGAGTTCCAAATTAAAGATTCATAAGTTTTGACATGgtttactaaaatattaaaaaaattgattaaatatgactagatttcaaaaataaaaaaatatgtgttaattttcaaaatacattaacaaataaaatattacaattatcttttttttcgtcttagatttatttttattgcaaATTATGAGAACTGTTACAAAGACGATTTTACTACAGACAATTCCTTCTGAACgatattataattatcttataataataaagtatTACTTTGCAAGGAAAGTTtcatagaaaattaaaaaacgtAGAATTGGGTTGACTAACgctttttgttaaaaaaaagtaataggacaatcaaatattaaatatatgaaaatcaacaatcaagtattaaatatatggAAATCAGAATATTAGATATCTATCTACATATGAAAAGTCAATatcaaaagtaataatatatgTACGACGATCATGGTTGTGAAATAtgaattatcaaaaataaagtattaaCTAAATAATATTGAATCAATCGTAAAAGAATTttagataataaaatattaactgAACTATATTGAATATGCAACTATccaaaacgaagaagatagaaaaataCTAGGAATTAATGCTAAGAACTAGTTCTTTggctcttatataagagctGGTTCTTAGAATTTAAACCaattattcatttaatttttgtcaaaGTTAATGCTAAGaatttcttaaaaacctaCCAATAATGATGCTCTAATGCATGCTTGCATCATTCACCACCGGGCATTTAATAGTTGCAATATTAACTagataaaatatcaaattaaataatatattttatattattataatagaTTTCacataaattaacaatcaacaaacatgattctttttttttgacgaTTTTCTTTATAGAATCATTGAATCATGCTataataattagataaataaatggtAAGCATGATTATCTTCTTTACTGAATCATTGAAAACATGCTTTTACCAATCTATATCATAATTATCGATCGGCTcatattgtttgtttcaataatagaaaaataaatactatgAACCATGAGTCGATAAATAAACATagttctataaaaaaaaatgagaatatCTACCTTTTAGCTGATAACTTGTTGTAAATAGAGATAGAGATCGAAGAAACGTGTGTATTATTCTAATGAATAGAGGGTATTTTATATCAATGTGGAGGGGAAGGGTTTTACTTGGGTGACAAAGTAAAACCCTATGTACAAGTAATTTTAGAGACTTCTATAAAATGAATcttataatgggcatccatctATTATTTAGAACAACTAGGTGATCACCCGCGCTACGCCGCGggttttttggattttttgtattgtttaacttaaatatataaataatttatttatctaatcattCACTCATGCAATAAGCAATTACTTTtagtatttaaaatattttttctaacaaattcTCACCAATGCATCATgcacataattcataaacaacgTTTGTcttaaaccattttaatagATGGTAGTGTTGGATTCTAGAAACTTAAGAATTTGATAGTGGAGCTCCTTACGTATTCCTCACCctcaataatttattatataaatatcaatttaggagaatataaatatcaatttaagagaataacttactcaaatcattaagtaATCCACGACTATTATACACTCATACTTTGTgtttggattacaaaaaaaaaatcttcgagtatgagaaaactattataatggttttattgaaaaatcatgtaatattaaaataaatttagtaatagtacaactaaatatgtaaaataaaataatatctaaaattaaataataaatatatcattaacctataaattaaaagttgaagagattacattaattatttaatagacacatggcaaatgctaaagtgatgatgtgtcaatcatatggagagagtttaccaactttcatatatataattagcaattaactgttttcttttatagtaCAAACCTTAAATCAAAAAGATGTTCAAAATCAGTACAaacctaaaatcaaaatattatggTTATACCATCATActtgaaaaaattattggcATGTTATATCCAACTATTCCTTAACTAATTgactaatattatatttaatttattccTTTAAGCTACTTTAATGATCACCATCTAACTCTAATAAGATCGGAAAGCTAAACTAGGCATGATGCTTAATTGTCATATGACAAGGCTGCTTTCTTAGACTATGTCACATTCATCgtttaattttgattagaaatttataatgttttctaCAAAGACTTGCattactttttaattacaaataacAATTTTACCATATTTATATCATAATTTCACTACAAAGACTTCCATTATTTTTCAAGTATTCATAATCTATTTATCTCATAATTTCACATATGAAAGGTTTGactagattttgttttccttttggCTAAAGATTAAATTTGTTAGATTATACTAATAAATCGAaccatttacaaaaaaaaaatgaaaatattaaaatatctttCAAGTCACttgaaagatatttttgtaacCGTATTCTATTTTAATAAGAACAAAGCGCATAAGTAACAAAATTGTCTATGTGtctcattttttcttgtttattataACTACTTGTCCCGCTGtaataaagtataaaaaatatatatttttaacacaCATTGCAtccacattttgtttttgttttatgagcAATTGCATAGCACCtttataactaaattatttaaataaacacattaaattgtatttaattattaaaaataaagtcaaTCTATAACCAACTTataaatcaaatgaaactatattttcgtaaataattataaaagttGTCTCGTCtctcataaaaaaaacaccgAATTTCTTGAAAGTTCCCCTTTATGTGTTGAAAACCGTGTGGCTCACCCAATTCCAGCTCAATATCCTTAGCCGATTGCTTCAAGAGATCCACATTCCTTTTCTTCGTGTGTAGTAGCACTTACACATATAATAGCCGATTGCAAATTTTCTTTAGATGTCCCAGCTATTTTAACAATATATGGTTTAATTAGGGACTTAATCGCTTCCTAGATGATCCTAAAGGCATTATATTCCGTTTCATTGAATTATTATAATTGCTCGATTGTGAGgcatcaaaaataaataaataattctaGGTCAATACCATCTAGGATTGTGAGACTTGTTAAACCTACAATTACTAACTAatgtatattttgttgatgatCGATGCATATGTATATGCATTTAGAAGTTATAGAGCATTGATTAGACGACATAAACAACAAtgcaaaaagaataaaatggTTTAGGTAAACAACAGTTTTACTTCTTGCGTTAGTGATATTTTCGGATGGTATActaccaaaatatatatatgtgaatatgACTATCTGAGTAGAATATTGACTTTAGTTACACGAAACATCAAATCCATCTATAAACCAAAGTATCTTGATCAGTCAATAGAGGTGGTACATGTTACAAATCAGGGTGTTTGAGGGAGAGGAGTGTTACGGATGAAACTGGTAAATAGATTAAGAGCATGTACAGGTTGGTCCAAAGGAACAGAATGACCTGATCCTTTCACAGTTGCATACGTTAAGTTCCGTTCGTAATCCTCTGTGAACCCTCCCAGTTGTCCTCCGGTAAACCACGGACGCCATTCGTTTACAACCGTTAGATTCATCGTCTTCAGCACGGCCATTGTAGCTGTAAACGGAATAGCCGCATCCACGTCCCCACTATACACCAATACTCGGACACCCTCACCCATCAGGTCGTGAAGGATAGGAACCATTGAGGCATCTTTATCAGCGTCGATCCATACGGAATTCAAGTAGTGATTGCAAGCCTTCCACTCGTACGGTAATTTTGTGGTGTTGGCATGCATCGCTTCTTGAACATTTTCGCTGTTAAGATAAGCCTTCACGTAGTTGGAACGGCACGGATCAACCTCCATTATTGTGGTGCATTTCTTGGGTTCGCTGCTTAACGTGGAGTTTAGGCACACGGGAGCGTATATGTTGTAAACGTCCAAGTGTTTGTTATGTTCAATACTAAATTTAGGCATTATCTTTGGGCATTCGTCCATATCATAGTTGGCAAAATCGCAGACTTTACTGTActcttcaaaatctttttggGAAACCAAACCATgacttaaaataaatttattctcATTATCAGCCTCGATAAGTAAATCGAGACCTGGATTACCGATCGAAATGCCTCGTAGATTGATGAAGGTTTGGTTGTTACGGTGAAGGATGATCTGGGCCAGTTGGGGAATATAGTGGCCAGCGTAACTCTGACCGGAGATGTAAACGTCTCGTCCTTTATATTCCGGAAACCTTTCAAGCCAATTCACCAAGAACATGTAGTTATCCTCTGCTGTTAGCTTATCCGCTTGTTCCCCAAATATCTCCCAATCAAAAGGAGTACTCGAGTACGAGAATCCTACACTTATTGGCCCTTCGAAGAACAACATGTTCGCCTCTGCAAATCCACACGCAATCGCATTTCTCATTGATCTCATTACAACTTATAAATAACGTAGACTAAAATTTCtaattatcatatttttttaaaaggtataCGTACCGTTGTTCCATGAATAAGGATTGCGGTAAAGCGTTTTGCCATCGCTATGTACGCGAAATGGACCAAGCTCTTCAAATGCCCCAAATCCTACAGATGAGCACCCCGGTCCTgtacatttttataaaaagtttgttcTTGTTAGAAGAGTctaattgtattttaaaaaatctataagTAATACCAATAAAGAGAGTTTGTATAGgggatatatattttctagaGGTACCTCCGTTGAACCAGAGCACAAGAGGAGTAGATTTACTAGGTTTGATGGCTTCCACAAAATAATAGTACAAAAACCGAGTGGCTGGTTCGTTTACGGCCACATAACCACCGTACTGTCTGAAACTAATGCCGGAAGGTTGTCCGGGGAGCTTCTCGATTAGATCTTTCTCCTTAAGCGAAAGCACATTTTCGCGACTAACAGAATTGAAGTGGCTTGTGTCACCTGACAAACCAGCTCCTCCCTTGTGGCTTGGAAAATGTGTTTGGCTACTACAATGGATTTGTGATGCTAGAGACAACGATAGGAAAATACAAGCGGTCACGGACCAATCTTGTTGTTTTCCCATTCTATTATTTCTGAGTACGAGAGAGATGAAAGGTTTAAGAAATGAATGGCAGCattttatagatatatttttggtgttgACAACTATTTTTACTATATAGTGTTTTTAAACgatgtgttctttttttatatttagcaAAACAATATACCTTTTACAGTAACTCTTgagattaaatttaaaaaccctatattttgggttttggggtttttccAAAAGtaggaaaacaaacaaacaaaatcaagacaCGGCCATTCACGTCTGGCAACAAGAAACAACTTGCAATGTAAATTCTGATGTCTCTGCATCCTTCTTCGCAAAGGCTGGGTTGTGTCTTGTTAATTTAGATAAAGACAAATTATCTTTGTGGTTAAATATAAGGAGGATTGACAGAAATGACActaaaaaactttaatattataaaaattgcACTTCTTTTGAAACTTCCAAATATAGCAGACAAAGTTTTTAATCCTCTAGAaattaactaaataataaagttttttggtACTATTTGTGTCAattcccaaaataaaaatgaaagcaaacactaatctaatattaaattaaatcaatttttttttaaatagtgaaaatatatatcataaattggaaatagagaatccaaatataatactaaacactaattttaaaatgaaaaatctctctttaaatggtgaaaatatatatcctaaattggaaatagagaacccaaatataataccataaactaatattaaattgaattaaaatttcttttaaatggttgaaatatatacccttaattaaatttatttctaatttattttggttgaatagattttatataaaattatggtattattgaaaaaataaattagtgaTAATTCTTTAGAACAAAAACTTTATAGTAAATCAAGTAGTGCTATTTTTAGAACTTGATTGAGTGtgtgttattattatccaaaaatattgttttagtgttatttttaggaatttttcaaaatataatcaatctcggatataattttattgttaatgaaggatatttttgttttataacttCTTATGAGAAATGAAGAGGGAAACACGTGTGTGaaatttggaaacaaaaaaaatcactttaaaattaaatgttgtAAAATTTGAGGAATCATAACATGAATATCATATTAATTACTCTTTAGTTTATTCTTCCAAATTGGTCGATTAATGCTCTTGTCCGTGTAATGTACATTTTTCTCCAATGTAGCTGAAACATCCGCAAACTTTACAAAGTCGTATAAATGATTGTACTTAGTGTTTACCTTAGTCTCACCAATATCTAAGTCAATCAAGAAGTAAGTCTAATTAAGTACTTTTCTTTGGTGGTTAATTAGAGTCGTTTTCTAAGTTTGGAATAGATTTAGAATTTTATCTAAATTGGTTTCTGAACATGCATCTTGCTTCACTCTTTCGGTATATTGATCatttaaatcatgttttagGACTCTAATAAACTCATGAATGTACTAATTATTGTCTATTATAAGGTTTATGAAATCACTTGGAAGTTGGTACTGtagtttgatgattttagacttttagtatCTGTTAGCTTGACAGTTATAATTAGTGAGATAACTGTTAAAAAGCGGCtgcaaaattagggttacAAAGGTTGAAGACGATtgcaaaattacaattataccctccattaaattttttgtgtgtacatatttataatttacaacTAGGTCAGTATTCGTGCTACGCACGGTATCTTTGGTtaaatcaatcatcaaataTTAAGTTCTGTGTATTCCACATAAACTCtactttattttcattatatgtAAACATATAGTTGTATATCATGTATCAttggaataaaataaatatatttagtctcgtcaaacaatattttggTAAGTATATATAGTTTCCTCGGGTTGTAGCATGCAAACAATGTCTAAGTTGATATGTACGTTTGGGAAcgtaattttatattttgtatatgtaaGTTTACACATAGTAGCTTTGTACATTTTCGTGTATGTAAGTGTTATAGAAGTTTAACAGTATCTCATAATCagaaaatttctaattttatatatgtttatatttacaGAATGTGAAACTAACatttgttgataaaataattatgttataTGAGACATAAGCCAAAgcaataataaatatatttttctaaattttgcaATTCTGATAGAGACAGacgaataaataaatattagaattAGATATATAAAGCAATATTaagatgttttaaaaaaaaagcaataatctttgatattaaattttgtcatACCTTCTAAGATTTATTTTAGGATGAAgcatattaaattttgtcaaTAATAGCGATGCGATATTGTAAGATATCAAGATTTAGAACGTATTctaaattagaaatatgtaAACTTGTtcatacataaataaaaatggaaacttgTTCATacagaaattaaaataataatagaccGAGTTCAATAGGGTACATGTAAGAACATTTTTTAAGTAGATGTTCAACCGCCATTCCTTGCACCTTCATCACGGAGcctacaaaacaaacaaatgtgGTATGcaattataaataatagtatagatattCCGTTTATATAATTACTAATAACGAAATGTAAGAATATTTGATGATAGATCAAAACTTACATCTCATGGATCTCGTTAGACTCGGGAATATCAGGATCCGGAAAGACGGTTGATATCGGGCCTGCGGTGCAAACACGTACGTTCTTTGGACCATCAAAATAACGGTCAATCTTCCACCAACCAAGAACAACGACAATAACTCCACCACCATATCGACGATAATTATGAGCTTCCTTCTTAGTAGCTAGACATTTCAAAACACGGTTTctaaacataaaatcaaaaatattattagaataGTATAATTTAGGTAATTCGAATTAAACTatcaaagaaggaaacttACTCATTGTCACTTATTTTGAATGTTAGCGTCAAATCATCGACGTTGTTTTGCTTAGGTCTTGTGTTAATCAATTCTCCAACATCATAGATCGCTCCCACCAAGTCTccaaaaaattacataaattaattaaaataaatcagagtcaaatatatacaattgatattgaaaatgacaaaactaaTGAACCCTAAGATGCATGATATAAAATaaggaacaaaacaaattcataaaaatctCACCGACTAAAACAGATTTAtcgatttcatcatcaataaTCGAAGAGAAGGATGCTAGACGATAGTGAGGAATAGCGGGTACCGGACTTGTTAATCTGACGACAGTGTCAACAGAAAATCCAATTTTGAAGCTATGAGTTGTTGCCCTGACAGAACCCGAGTTCTCAACAACTCCAAAATTTGTTATCGTTACCCATTCTCCttcattaataaaatctttatagTGATCCGACATCTTATACCCAACAGTAGCTTCAATAGTCATACCCTACGGATCAAACATACTAATCAAAGTTCTAAAACATGCAAACATAGAATTATCATTACAAAACAGTCAATACTTACATGTTCGTCGGCGAGAATCAAACCCATAACCTTTGAAGATGGAACCAGCGAAACTAAGAATGTCCTCACAACTCTCCCACGAATACACCATCCTCTAATAGACGATTTCAACAGTGAAAGAGGATGAAACGATTCCATCTTTTggcataaatattttagttatttttttgtattcgttttatgatatatatatatataagagacaaATACACCGTAGAGGCATGTTTTAGACgcaacttttttaaaaagtaataacAGTCATGATGTT
It encodes the following:
- the scpl38 gene encoding serine carboxypeptidase-like 38 (serine carboxypeptidase-like 38 (scpl38); FUNCTIONS IN: serine-type carboxypeptidase activity; INVOLVED IN: proteolysis; LOCATED IN: endomembrane system; EXPRESSED IN: 7 plant structures; EXPRESSED DURING: L mature pollen stage, M germinated pollen stage, 4 anthesis, C globular stage, petal differentiation and expansion stage; CONTAINS InterPro DOMAIN/s: Peptidase S10, serine carboxypeptidase (InterPro:IPR001563), Peptidase S10, serine carboxypeptidase, active site (InterPro:IPR018202); BEST Arabidopsis thaliana protein match is: serine carboxypeptidase-like 36 (TAIR:AT3G52000.1); Has 3643 Blast hits to 3575 proteins in 391 species: Archae - 0; Bacteria - 253; Metazoa - 637; Fungi - 855; Plants - 1461; Viruses - 0; Other Eukaryotes - 437 (source: NCBI BLink).), with the translated sequence MGKQQDWSVTACIFLSLSLASQIHCSSQTHFPSHKGGAGLSGDTSHFNSVSRENVLSLKEKDLIEKLPGQPSGISFRQYGGYVAVNEPATRFLYYYFVEAIKPSKSTPLVLWFNGGPGCSSVGFGAFEELGPFRVHSDGKTLYRNPYSWNNEANMLFFEGPISVGFSYSSTPFDWEIFGEQADKLTAEDNYMFLVNWLERFPEYKGRDVYISGQSYAGHYIPQLAQIILHRNNQTFINLRGISIGNPGLDLLIEADNENKFILSHGLVSQKDFEEYSKVCDFANYDMDECPKIMPKFSIEHNKHLDVYNIYAPVCLNSTLSSEPKKCTTIMEVDPCRSNYVKAYLNSENVQEAMHANTTKLPYEWKACNHYLNSVWIDADKDASMVPILHDLMGEGVRVLVYSGDVDAAIPFTATMAVLKTMNLTVVNEWRPWFTGGQLGGFTEDYERNLTYATVKGSGHSVPLDQPVHALNLFTSFIRNTPLPQTP